From a region of the Poecile atricapillus isolate bPoeAtr1 chromosome 16, bPoeAtr1.hap1, whole genome shotgun sequence genome:
- the FICD gene encoding protein adenylyltransferase FICD yields the protein MNLVAMATDPELQWVSLWLRVRWAAVLVLLLSSLVMLLLPLAAVDNQCHAVLKGLSFLKSKLGSSGISRLTGQSTELSVTSKGLELLVLKGKASPEVKLEARAALNQALEMKRQGKREKAHKLFLYALKMDPDYVDALNEFGIFSEEEKDILQADYLYSKALTISPHNEKALSNRGRTLPLVEEIDQRYFSIIDSKVKKVMAIPKGNSALRRVMEESYYHHIYHTVAIEGNTLTLSEIRHIIETRYAVPGKSLAEQNEVIGMHAALKFVNTTLVSRIGSVTSRDILDIHRRVLGYADPVEAGRFRATQVFVGHHIPPHPQDVEKQMEEFVQWMNSEDAMSLHPVEFAALAHYKLVYIHPFVDGNGRTSRLLMNLILMQAGYPPITIRKEQRAEYYHVLEVANEGDVRPFIRFIAKCTETTLDMLLIATTEYSVGLPEAGGAAGCKQTIPVKT from the exons ATGAATCTGGTGGCGATGGCGACCGATCCCGAGCTCCAGTGGGTGTCCCTGTGGCTCCGTGTCCGGTGGGCGGCCGTGCTCgtgctgctcctcagctccctggtgatgctgctgctgccgctggcCGCCGTGGACAACCAGTGCCACGCTGTGCTCAAGGGCCTGTCCTTCCTCAAGAGCAAGCTGGGCTCCTCGGGGATCAGCAGGCTCACAGGACAGAGCACGGAGCTGAGCGTCACCTCcaaggggctggagctgctggtgctgaagGGAAAAGCCTCCCCAG AGGTGAAGTTGGaagccagagcagctctgaatCAAGCCCTGGAGATGAAGCGCCAAGGGAAGCGGGAGAAGGCCCACAAACTCTTCCTGTACGCCCTCAAAATGGACCCAGATTACGTGGATGCCCTGAACGAGTTTGGGATcttttctgaggaggaaaaagacaTCCTCCAGGCTGACTACCTGTACTCCAAAGCTCTGACCATCTCCCCCCACAACGAGAAGGCTCTGAGCAACCGGGGCCGGACGCTGCCCTTGGTGGAGGAGATCGACCAGAGGTATTTCAGCATCATCGACAGCAAGGTCAAGAAGGTGATGGCCATTCCCAAAGGGAATTCCGCCCTGCGGCGGGTGATGGAGGAATCCTACTACCACCACATCTACCACACGGTGGCCATCGAGGGGAACACGCTGACGCTCTCCGAGATCCGGCACATCATCGAGACCAGGTACGCCGTTCCCGGGAAGAGCCTGGCGGAGCAGAACGAGGTGATCGGGATGCACGCGGCCCTCAAGTTCGTCAACACCACGCTGGTGTCGCGCATCGGCTCCGTCACCAGCAGGGACATCCTGGACATCCACCGGCGCGTGCTGGGCTACGCCGACCCCGTGGAGGCCGGGCGGTTCCGCGCCACGCAGGTCTTCGTGGGCCACCACATCCCGCCCCACCCGCAGGACGTGGAGAAGCAGATGGAGGAGTTCGTGCAGTGGATGAACTCGGAGGACGCCATGAGCCTGCACCCCGTGGAGTTCGCGGCGCTGGCGCACTACAAGCTGGTTTACATCCACCCCTTCGTGGACGGCAACGGCCGCACCTCGCGGCTGCTGATGAACCTGATCCTGATGCAGGCGGGGTATCCGCCCATCACCATCCGCAAGGAGCAGCGGGCAGAGTACTACCACGTGCTGGAGGTGGCCAACGAGGGCGACGTGCGGCCCTTCATCCGCTTCATCGCCAAGTGCACCGAGACCACGCTGGACATGCTGCTCATCGCCACCACCGAGTACTCCGTGGGCCTGCCCGAGGCGGGAGGTGCTGCCGGCTGCAAACAAACCATCCCCGTCAAGACTTGA